Within Nitrosopumilus sp., the genomic segment GTTTTGAATCCATAGGTGCTGATATTTCAAAACATGCAATTAGCAAAGCCCAAGAACTTTCAAGTGCTGCGACTTTTCTAGTGGATGATATTCTAAACTCCTCGTTTGCAGATGATGAGTTTGATTTTATTTTGGATAGGGGATGTTTTCATGTGTTTGAGCCATCACTACGAGAAAAATATCTGAATCAAATAAAGAGAATTCTAAGATATGATGGAATTTTGTTTCTTAAGGTGATGAGCAAAGAAGAAAAAACCTTGCCTGGTGAGGAAGGTCCTTACAAATTCTCAGAACAAGATGTCCTTGATGCATTTGAAAAAGATTTTCAGATATTATCCATTAAACCAACTGTTTACTATGGGACTATGAATCCCCCACCTAAAGCAATATTTGCAACAATCAAGCAAAAGAGCTAAAATCTCTATTGAAATTTCTCATCCCATTTGCCTTCGTTAACTTCGGCAGTAATTTCTTTTGGGGTTTTTCCTTCAACTTTGACACCTAGTGCAAGACATGTTCCGATGATTGTCTTTGCAACTGATTTTAATGAACTAGCATAAGATTTCTCTAGTTTTGTATTTGCAACTTTGATGACTGCATCCATGGTGACATCTCCTGCCCATTCAGTACCCGATGCACCTGAGCCTTTTTGAATTCCAGCTTCTTTCATGATAAGAGCAGCAGCTGATGGGATACCGATTTCAATTTCATATTTTTTTGTATCAGAATCAACAATTACTGTAACTGGAACTTTCATTCCTTCAAAGTC encodes:
- a CDS encoding class I SAM-dependent methyltransferase — protein: MSAKKNFPDWDSFYKETDVKEMPWYEQNLDADLADQINSMNLKEGKFLDLGTGPGTQAIELAKLGFESIGADISKHAISKAQELSSAATFLVDDILNSSFADDEFDFILDRGCFHVFEPSLREKYLNQIKRILRYDGILFLKVMSKEEKTLPGEEGPYKFSEQDVLDAFEKDFQILSIKPTVYYGTMNPPPKAIFATIKQKS
- a CDS encoding 50S ribosomal protein L11; translation: MGEQKISSLVTGGAASAGPPLGPALGPLGVNIMEVINSINEKTKDFEGMKVPVTVIVDSDTKKYEIEIGIPSAAALIMKEAGIQKGSGASGTEWAGDVTMDAVIKVANTKLEKSYASSLKSVAKTIIGTCLALGVKVEGKTPKEITAEVNEGKWDEKFQ